One genomic segment of Drosophila melanogaster chromosome 3L includes these proteins:
- the CG33969 gene encoding uncharacterized protein, isoform A, whose translation MMSSRMSLKDLTIECLLLIFDYCSEGDLLCLCRADPALEYIIEAYYFYPLAYDLLLCGHRNNPRIEQRNRRRLKNYERIELSRNWVSGTYFERPYFHHAQMFPTKLCLEADFLYITHACYLRKYRRSSCDALHRRFDEEICTSAQTDISDFVKKNETIFAGRVCGSCFHYDTDSMVMTEQRMHPANEYLYCVDFVKDLYATSTDHCCRLWQRAQEFGMTHFDQVMHLPHAFRSLELSSDGQWLYGGLYTDNGRQALRAVHVESGEELVFSSKTMSIYDLKLKDDQVIFTANFDSTFRMFDRRVDRDVAIWDDPFDSSFYSLEYDGLHAVLVGTNRHARVNLYDIRMKKYVQLYFPGRTRSHNGLSPVYSLACDSQYMFVATDHNMRVFDFKASCGIRRDYSNIVYKRSET comes from the exons ATGATGAGCTCCCGCATGAGCTTGAAGGATCTGACCATCGAATGCCTGCTCCTCATATTCGACTATTGCTCGGAGGGGGACCTACTGTGCCTGTGCCGGGCGGACCCGGCTCTGGAGTATATTATTGAAGCCTACTACTTCTACCCACTGGCCTACGATTTGCTGCTCTGTGGCCACCGGAATAATCCAAGGATCGAACAGAG AAACCGAAGACGCCTGAAAAACTATGAACGCATCGAGCTGTCAAGGAACTGGGTTAGTGGCACCTATTTCGAACGACCATACTTCCACCATGCCCAGATGTTCCCCACCAAACTGTGCCTGGAGGCCGACTTTCTGTACATCACACATGCCTGCTATCTGCGCAAGTACCGGCGGTCCAGCTGCGATGCACTGCATCGTCGCTTCGACGAGGAGATCTGTACGTCCGCACAGACCGACATCTCCGATTTCGTCAAAAAGAATGAAACCATATTCGCGGGAAGGGTTTGTGGATCGTGCTTCCACTACGACACCGATAGCATGGTGATGACGGAGCAGAGGATGCATCCGGCCAACGAATACTTGTACTGCGTAGACTTTGTCAAGGATCTGTACGCAACCAGCACAGATCACTGCTGCAGACTGTGGCAGCGTGCGCAGGAGTTTGGAATGACGCATTTTGATCAGGTGATGCATCTGCCGCACGCCTTTAGGTCTCTGGAACTCAGTTCGGATGGCCAGTGGCTGTATGGTGGACTATACACTGACAACGGTCGCCAGGCCTTGAGGGCAGTCCATGTTGAAAG TGGCGAGGAATTGGTGTTTAGTTCCAAAACAATGTCAATTTACGACCTGAAATTGAAAGATGACCAGGTCATTTTCACGGCCAACTTCGATAGCACGTTTCGTATGTTTGACAGACGCGTGGATCGCGATGTAGCCATTTGGGATGATCCGTTCGACTCCTCCTTCTACTCCTTGGAGTATGATGGTCTGCACGCGGTGCTGGTTGGCACCAACAGACATGCACGGGTCAACCTTTACGATATAAGAATGAAGAAATACGTACAATTGTACTTTCCGGGAAGGACGCGAAGTCATAATGGCTTGTCGCCAGTGTACAGCCTCGCCTGTGATAGCCAATATATGTTCGTGGCCACCGATCACAATATGCGTGTCTTTGACTTTAAGGCAAGCTGTGGAATTCGGAGAGACTACAGCAATATTGTATACAAACGAAGTGAAACTTAA
- the CG33969 gene encoding uncharacterized protein, isoform C has translation MMSSRMSLKDLTIECLLLIFDYCSEGDLLCLCRADPALEYIIEAYYFYPLAYDLLLCGHRNNPRIEQRRLKNYERIELSRNWVSGTYFERPYFHHAQMFPTKLCLEADFLYITHACYLRKYRRSSCDALHRRFDEEICTSAQTDISDFVKKNETIFAGRVCGSCFHYDTDSMVMTEQRMHPANEYLYCVDFVKDLYATSTDHCCRLWQRAQEFGMTHFDQVMHLPHAFRSLELSSDGQWLYGGLYTDNGRQALRAVHVESGEELVFSSKTMSIYDLKLKDDQVIFTANFDSTFRMFDRRVDRDVAIWDDPFDSSFYSLEYDGLHAVLVGTNRHARVNLYDIRMKKYVQLYFPGRTRSHNGLSPVYSLACDSQYMFVATDHNMRVFDFKASCGIRRDYSNIVYKRSET, from the exons ATGATGAGCTCCCGCATGAGCTTGAAGGATCTGACCATCGAATGCCTGCTCCTCATATTCGACTATTGCTCGGAGGGGGACCTACTGTGCCTGTGCCGGGCGGACCCGGCTCTGGAGTATATTATTGAAGCCTACTACTTCTACCCACTGGCCTACGATTTGCTGCTCTGTGGCCACCGGAATAATCCAAGGATCGAACAGAG ACGCCTGAAAAACTATGAACGCATCGAGCTGTCAAGGAACTGGGTTAGTGGCACCTATTTCGAACGACCATACTTCCACCATGCCCAGATGTTCCCCACCAAACTGTGCCTGGAGGCCGACTTTCTGTACATCACACATGCCTGCTATCTGCGCAAGTACCGGCGGTCCAGCTGCGATGCACTGCATCGTCGCTTCGACGAGGAGATCTGTACGTCCGCACAGACCGACATCTCCGATTTCGTCAAAAAGAATGAAACCATATTCGCGGGAAGGGTTTGTGGATCGTGCTTCCACTACGACACCGATAGCATGGTGATGACGGAGCAGAGGATGCATCCGGCCAACGAATACTTGTACTGCGTAGACTTTGTCAAGGATCTGTACGCAACCAGCACAGATCACTGCTGCAGACTGTGGCAGCGTGCGCAGGAGTTTGGAATGACGCATTTTGATCAGGTGATGCATCTGCCGCACGCCTTTAGGTCTCTGGAACTCAGTTCGGATGGCCAGTGGCTGTATGGTGGACTATACACTGACAACGGTCGCCAGGCCTTGAGGGCAGTCCATGTTGAAAG TGGCGAGGAATTGGTGTTTAGTTCCAAAACAATGTCAATTTACGACCTGAAATTGAAAGATGACCAGGTCATTTTCACGGCCAACTTCGATAGCACGTTTCGTATGTTTGACAGACGCGTGGATCGCGATGTAGCCATTTGGGATGATCCGTTCGACTCCTCCTTCTACTCCTTGGAGTATGATGGTCTGCACGCGGTGCTGGTTGGCACCAACAGACATGCACGGGTCAACCTTTACGATATAAGAATGAAGAAATACGTACAATTGTACTTTCCGGGAAGGACGCGAAGTCATAATGGCTTGTCGCCAGTGTACAGCCTCGCCTGTGATAGCCAATATATGTTCGTGGCCACCGATCACAATATGCGTGTCTTTGACTTTAAGGCAAGCTGTGGAATTCGGAGAGACTACAGCAATATTGTATACAAACGAAGTGAAACTTAA